One genomic segment of Vagococcus intermedius includes these proteins:
- a CDS encoding ABC transporter permease, translating into MSEAISKTDVAVESIPPMGVKMISREFKKDKLALFSLALLVIILLTVFIGALVVNQADIMKVSILDKYAEPGTYSLTKDMTFLLGADEGGRDVLGQLIIGARNSIMIGFAITIITSVIGVGLGIAAGYYGGIVDNILMRIVDFVMILPIQMIIIVFVTIIPRYNVWSFIFIMSGFYWVGKARLFRSKTLSEGRRDYVSASKTLGTSDFKIMFREIMPNLSSLIITNLTMNFASNIGIETTLTFLGFGLPSDVPSLGTLIAYAANGDVLSNKLWVWLPASILILVMMLSINYVGQALKRSADARQRLG; encoded by the coding sequence ATGAGCGAAGCAATTAGCAAGACAGATGTTGCAGTTGAAAGTATCCCACCGATGGGTGTTAAGATGATCAGCCGTGAGTTTAAAAAAGATAAATTAGCACTATTTTCATTAGCCTTGTTAGTCATCATTTTACTGACGGTTTTCATTGGTGCTTTAGTAGTTAATCAAGCAGATATTATGAAGGTGAGTATTTTAGATAAATACGCTGAACCTGGTACGTATAGTTTGACCAAAGACATGACTTTTCTCTTAGGAGCAGACGAAGGTGGGCGTGATGTTTTAGGCCAGTTGATTATTGGTGCTAGAAACTCAATTATGATTGGTTTTGCAATCACAATTATCACGTCAGTTATTGGAGTTGGGTTAGGGATTGCAGCTGGCTATTACGGTGGAATTGTTGACAATATTTTAATGAGGATTGTCGATTTTGTTATGATCTTACCAATTCAAATGATTATCATCGTTTTTGTTACGATTATTCCACGATACAATGTGTGGTCATTTATCTTTATCATGAGTGGGTTCTATTGGGTCGGCAAAGCCAGACTTTTTAGAAGTAAGACTTTATCCGAAGGTCGTAGAGACTATGTAAGTGCCTCGAAAACATTGGGAACAAGCGATTTTAAAATCATGTTTAGAGAAATTATGCCTAACTTGAGTTCCCTAATTATTACCAATTTAACGATGAACTTTGCTTCAAATATTGGGATTGAAACAACCCTAACCTTCTTAGGTTTTGGTTTGCCGAGTGATGTCCCTAGTTTGGGAACCTTAATTGCCTATGCTGCAAATGGGGATGTTCTATCAAATAAATTATGGGTCTGGTTACCAGCCTCAATTTTAATTTTAGTTATGATGTTAAGTATCAATTATGTGGGTCAAGCCTTGAAACGTTCAGCGGATGCTAGACAACGTTTGGGTTAA
- the opp4B gene encoding oligopeptide ABC transporter permease, with translation MWKTILRRVILMIPQIMILSVFIFLLAKAMPGDPFTGLINPNMDAAVIEQMREAAGLNDPWYTQYFRWIGNALHGDFGTSFLYKLPVSTIIGERALNTILLSIVTVIMTYLIALPLGLLSGRYKNSWFDKMVVIYNFFSFAVPVFIFALIMLFIFGYRLDWFPTTGSVSSWAVKGTGAYYWDRFHHLILPGISQALLATAVTIQYLRSEVIDSQGLDYVRTARSKGVPTNRVYTRHIFRNASLPIASQLGYEITGLISGSIVIEKIFAYPGIGKLFIDSILQRDYTVITSLILILGIATLIGTLLSDIIMSIVDPRIRIQ, from the coding sequence ATGTGGAAGACGATATTAAGACGTGTTATTTTGATGATTCCGCAAATTATGATTTTAAGCGTATTCATCTTTTTATTAGCTAAGGCCATGCCTGGGGATCCTTTTACAGGTTTGATTAACCCTAACATGGATGCAGCTGTTATTGAACAGATGCGTGAGGCAGCAGGTTTAAATGATCCATGGTATACCCAGTATTTTAGATGGATTGGTAATGCCTTACATGGTGATTTTGGAACAAGCTTCCTTTATAAGTTACCAGTTTCAACCATTATTGGTGAGCGTGCATTAAATACGATTTTATTATCAATTGTTACCGTGATTATGACCTACTTGATTGCCTTACCTTTAGGTTTACTTTCAGGTCGTTATAAAAATTCTTGGTTTGACAAGATGGTAGTGATTTATAATTTCTTTAGTTTTGCAGTGCCGGTATTTATCTTTGCCTTAATTATGTTATTTATCTTTGGTTACCGTTTGGATTGGTTCCCTACAACAGGATCAGTGTCCAGCTGGGCAGTGAAAGGGACCGGAGCGTATTACTGGGATAGATTCCATCATTTGATTTTACCAGGTATCTCTCAAGCCTTGCTTGCTACAGCCGTTACGATTCAATACTTACGAAGCGAAGTGATCGATTCCCAAGGTCTTGACTACGTTCGGACAGCTAGATCAAAAGGGGTTCCGACTAATCGTGTTTATACGCGTCATATTTTCAGAAATGCATCACTACCAATTGCCTCACAATTAGGATATGAAATTACAGGTTTAATTAGTGGGTCAATCGTGATTGAAAAAATATTTGCCTATCCTGGTATTGGTAAGTTGTTTATTGATTCGATTCTCCAACGTGACTATACGGTCATTACCTCACTTATTTTAATCTTAGGAATTGCGACCTTAATTGGGACGTTATTATCCGATATTATTATGAGTATTGTCGACCCTAGAATCAGAATTCAATAA
- a CDS encoding ATP-binding cassette domain-containing protein, giving the protein MSELITIKDLKVHYPIRSGFFNRVTDHVFAVDGVDFIIEKGKTYGLVGESGSGKSTTGKAIVGLEKVTSGEIIYEGQDVTKKSIRKSLDYNKDVQMIFQDSMSSLNPKKRVIDIIGEPIHNFERLSDQEEKRKVQEMLDIVGMPTDALYKYPHEFSGGQRQRLGVARAVATSPKLIVADEPVSALDLSVQAQVLNFMKHIQEQFGLSYLFISHDLGVVKHMCDNLAIMHKGRFVEIGTREDIYNNPQHIYTKRLLSAIPKIDVANREAHKTRRREVEREFQTLQRDYYDENGRVYDLAPVSPSHLAALLHLESGGN; this is encoded by the coding sequence ATGAGTGAGTTAATAACAATTAAAGATTTAAAAGTTCATTACCCAATACGGAGTGGTTTTTTCAATCGTGTGACAGATCACGTGTTTGCAGTTGATGGTGTTGATTTTATCATTGAAAAAGGCAAAACCTATGGTCTAGTTGGAGAGTCTGGTTCAGGAAAATCAACAACAGGAAAAGCGATTGTTGGTTTAGAAAAAGTTACCTCAGGGGAAATTATTTATGAAGGGCAAGATGTTACAAAAAAGAGCATTCGTAAATCGTTAGATTATAACAAAGATGTCCAGATGATTTTCCAAGATTCGATGTCTAGTTTAAACCCTAAAAAAAGGGTGATTGATATTATTGGTGAACCGATTCATAACTTTGAACGGCTATCTGATCAGGAAGAAAAACGCAAAGTACAAGAGATGTTAGATATTGTAGGTATGCCAACCGATGCGTTGTACAAATACCCTCATGAATTCTCAGGCGGACAACGTCAACGTTTAGGGGTAGCTCGAGCGGTGGCAACGAGTCCTAAGTTAATTGTGGCAGACGAACCTGTCTCAGCTTTAGATTTGTCAGTTCAAGCCCAAGTTTTGAACTTTATGAAACATATTCAAGAACAATTTGGTCTCAGTTACTTATTTATCTCTCATGACTTAGGTGTTGTGAAACATATGTGTGATAATTTAGCAATTATGCACAAAGGTCGTTTTGTTGAAATCGGGACACGAGAAGATATCTATAACAACCCTCAACATATATACACCAAACGTTTATTGTCTGCGATTCCAAAGATTGATGTGGCGAATCGTGAAGCACATAAAACGCGTCGTCGGGAAGTGGAACGTGAGTTCCAAACCTTACAAAGAGACTATTATGATGAAAATGGACGAGTATACGATTTAGCACCAGTTAGTCCATCTCATTTGGCGGCGTTGTTACATTTGGAAAGTGGGGGGAACTAA
- a CDS encoding ABC transporter ATP-binding protein has product MKQEEQLLDIRDLHTGFRIKDDYYDAVDGISLTLDKNEILAIVGESGCGKSTLATTIMGLHNAGNTKITGQVIYKNLNLLEFNETLYNQVRGNDIGMIFQDPLSALNPLMRIGDQIAEGLSYHTDFGKEKRAARVLELLGQVGIKNPERVAKQYPHELSGGMRQRVIIAIAISCKPPIIIADEPTTALDVTIQAQILDLLVELQQETEAGIILITHDLAVVAEMADRVAVMYAGQVVEQALVAELFANPKHPYTRSLLNSIPQEDSIDQDLHVIEGIVPSLKNLPRKGCRFASRIGWIPESAHEEEPELHEVGPDHLVRCTCYQGFHFKDQVGEA; this is encoded by the coding sequence ATGAAGCAAGAGGAACAATTATTAGACATCCGCGATTTACATACAGGGTTTCGAATCAAGGACGATTATTATGATGCTGTTGATGGTATTTCTTTAACACTTGATAAAAATGAGATTTTAGCTATTGTTGGAGAATCTGGATGTGGCAAAAGTACCTTAGCAACAACGATTATGGGGTTGCACAATGCAGGAAATACAAAAATCACTGGACAGGTTATTTATAAAAATCTGAATTTACTAGAGTTTAATGAAACCTTGTACAATCAAGTACGTGGTAACGATATCGGCATGATTTTCCAGGATCCCTTGTCAGCGTTAAACCCTTTAATGAGAATTGGTGATCAAATTGCTGAAGGGTTGTCATACCATACTGATTTTGGTAAAGAAAAACGAGCAGCTCGTGTCCTTGAATTGTTAGGGCAAGTGGGGATTAAAAATCCAGAGCGTGTTGCTAAACAATACCCCCATGAACTTTCAGGAGGCATGCGTCAGAGGGTTATTATTGCTATTGCTATTTCGTGTAAGCCACCTATTATTATTGCTGATGAGCCAACTACGGCTTTAGACGTTACGATTCAAGCACAAATATTAGATTTATTAGTAGAATTACAACAAGAAACTGAGGCGGGAATTATTTTAATTACCCACGATTTAGCTGTTGTAGCTGAAATGGCTGATCGAGTAGCCGTCATGTATGCAGGACAAGTGGTTGAGCAGGCACTCGTTGCTGAACTTTTTGCCAATCCGAAACATCCTTATACGCGGTCATTGTTAAACTCGATTCCACAAGAAGATTCTATTGATCAAGACTTACATGTTATTGAAGGGATTGTCCCTTCTTTAAAGAATTTACCACGTAAGGGTTGTCGTTTCGCCTCAAGGATTGGTTGGATACCAGAGAGTGCCCATGAAGAAGAACCAGAGTTGCATGAAGTTGGACCAGATCATCTTGTCCGTTGCACCTGTTATCAAGGATTTCATTTTAAAGATCAGGTAGGTGAGGCTTAA
- the acpP gene encoding acyl carrier protein, with protein sequence MTKEEVLQKVRSIITKHFDIEEEKVVENLNIKDDLGADSISIMEFVLELEDEFGTEISDEDAEKIETIGAAVEYITSHQ encoded by the coding sequence ATGACTAAAGAGGAAGTCCTACAAAAAGTACGTTCAATTATCACAAAACATTTTGATATTGAAGAAGAAAAGGTTGTAGAAAACCTTAACATTAAAGACGACTTAGGCGCGGATTCAATTAGTATCATGGAATTTGTTCTGGAACTAGAAGATGAGTTTGGAACAGAGATTTCGGATGAGGATGCTGAAAAAATCGAAACAATCGGTGCAGCAGTTGAGTATATAACTAGCCATCAATAA